The Candidatus Bathyarchaeota archaeon sequence GTGGAACTGGAAGCCTATTAATAGAAGCTGGACTTATTGGTTGTAGGCTCATTGGATGCGACATTAAGCGTTTAATGGTTAAGGGGAGCAGAGAAAATATGCGCTTTTGCGGTTTAAAACCTGAAGGCTTAATTGTAGCTGATGCGAGAAAGCCTCCGTTTAGTTATGCAGATTGCGTTTCAACAGACCCTCCCTATGGAAGGTCAGCAACCACTATGGGCTCAACCACAAAGGAAATAGTGAGTGAAACCCTAAGCATGCTCTTGGACATTATACCTAAAGGCGGCCACATTTGTATGGCTTCTCCGAAAACTGTGCAGTTGGGAACAGTTGGAAAAGAAATTGGCTATAAACATTTAGAGTCCCATTTTGTTTATGTCCATCGAAGTCTAACTCGGGAGATAGCCGTTTTCAAGAGGCCCTAACATGAGCTTAAACGTAATATTCCTTGGAACGGCTGGAAGTACGCCGACTCCGGAGAGAAGCCTACCAGCAGTTGCCATCAGAAGAAAAGGTGAAATAATCCTTTTCGACTGCGGAGAAGGCGTGCAAAGACAAATGATAAGAGCAAAGCTTAGTTTCCACCGCAAAATGAAAATTTTCATCACGCATATGCACGGAGACCACGTTTTAGGTTTACCGGGACTCATTCAGACAATGTCGCTGTTCGATAGGCAGAGAAAACTTGAAGTTTACGGCCCAGAAGGAATAAGAGAATTTATTGAAGCCATCCATAAAACCGTGCAGTTTACGCTCACCTTCCCGATAGAAGTCTCTGAAATTACAAAAAGCGGGGTTATATGCGAAGAAGATGAATATTCAGTTTTAGCTGTTAAGGCTGACCATGTGATTCCAAGCTTTGCTTTCGCACTTGTTGAAAAGCCTAGGCCTGGAAAGTTCTATCCGGAAAGGGCAAAGAAACTCGGGGTTCCGGAGGGGCCTTTATGGTCTAAGCTTCAAAAGGGCCAGAGTGTAAAACTTCCTAACGGAAGAATAATTGAACCTTCAGAGGTTGCTGGGCCTCCCAGACCTGGAAGGAAAATAGTTTATACTGGTGACACAAGACCCTGCGAAAACGTAGTGAAATTGGCTGAAAATGCTGATTTGCTTATTCACGACTCAACCCTAGACGACGAATTGGCTGAGAAAGCCTACGAAGATGGACATTCAACTCCGACGCAGGCAGCTGAAATCGCAAAGAAAGCCGGAGCCAAAATGCTTGTTTTAACGCATATAAGCGCCAGATACAAAACAGCGGATAAGCTTCTTCAACAAGCAGAGAAAATCTTTCCGAATGTCGCTGTGGCCGAAGACTTCATGAAAATTGATGTACCGCTTAAGAAGAGTTAGAGAAAAATTTTCGAAGCGTTTCAAGGCTTTCTTCTACCTTCTGAACAGATTCGACGACTATGCCTCTGTTAAACTTTATCTCCTTGATTTTCTCAGCAACTTTTGTCCAGTTTACTGTTCCTTCGCCTATTCCTAAATGTAAGTCGTTTCTTCCATCGTTATCGCTTGCGTGCATATGCACTATTTTATCTTTGAAGACTTCTAGGAAGAGTTCTATTTCGCCGTTAAGGTTTGCGTGGCCTATGTCCAAAGCTATACCAATATCCTCTGTTACTTCGTCGTAGAAGCGGAGAAAACCATCAACATTTCTCATCAGTAGCGGATAGGGCGGTGGAAGATTTTCAATTGCTATTTGCACATTAAATTCACTAGCAACTTTTGAAAGATGTTTCGCTGAATTAACATTGTTTTTCCATTCTTTTTCCGGATAGAAGTATGTTAAGCCCGTTTTTACTCCTGGATGGAAAACCCAAACTTTTGCTTCAAGCTGACTTGCAAGTTGAAGAGATTTTTCCAGCTTTTTCATCATAATTTTCCTTATCGAGTTATCCAAGGCTGCAATGTTTATGTCTGCAAATGGGGCGTGAACTGAAAATTCCAGTTCGTACGTGCTGGCGAGTTCTTTTAGGAACTTAACTCTTCTCTTGTTTAGTGCGTGTAGGCCGTCATCAACAATTTCGACGAGTTCCGTGTTAAGTTTTAGAATTCTTTTTATTGCGTCTTCGAGGTGTTCTGTTATTAAGTAAAGTGTTGATATGCCTATCTTCAATTTTTTCGCCTAAGCAAGCTTCAAAGTTTTTTCCACAGTCTCGTTTATGGTTATTCCTCTTTTCGCTAATTCCTTGAAGAAACTTTCATGTGGAACAGCTGTTTCTGGCGGTAAAACCCCCTTCTCTTTTATTTCACCTTTAGCGAGCATTTGACTAACTATTGAAAGCGGAACGCCAGTTAAGTATGCTATTGCGCTTACATTATAGGTTTCATGAAATTTTTGAACCAAGCTGTACCTAACCTTTGCAGAACAGCCATCCCTTTCTCCCTTAACTTCCACGATTAGGCTCGACGCATCTTCGGCTTTAACGTCAAGTGGAGGAACACATTTGAGCAGGAACTCTCGCGGCGAGATTTCAATTTCACCTATTCTGATTGGTTCTGTTTTCGTTAGGCCGAGTTCGTTTAGAACCTTAATTCTCAATTCGTCTTCCTGAGTGTAAGACATTGAGCATGCAACCTTGTTCACGCCCTTATTTATGGTGTAGGGGAGTGTGGCTAATCCCGAGTATAGGGCATAACAGCATGCTCTTTCTCCAACTGGAGCTGGAAATTCTACGAGTTGTTTCCCTGAAAAGGGTGGAAGGCTTTTAAATTCTCCATTTTCGTAGACTACCGGCCCTTTTGTATACTCCTCTAAGACTGTTCGGAAACTCCACTTGTACTTTGCG is a genomic window containing:
- the rnz gene encoding ribonuclease Z, with protein sequence MSLNVIFLGTAGSTPTPERSLPAVAIRRKGEIILFDCGEGVQRQMIRAKLSFHRKMKIFITHMHGDHVLGLPGLIQTMSLFDRQRKLEVYGPEGIREFIEAIHKTVQFTLTFPIEVSEITKSGVICEEDEYSVLAVKADHVIPSFAFALVEKPRPGKFYPERAKKLGVPEGPLWSKLQKGQSVKLPNGRIIEPSEVAGPPRPGRKIVYTGDTRPCENVVKLAENADLLIHDSTLDDELAEKAYEDGHSTPTQAAEIAKKAGAKMLVLTHISARYKTADKLLQQAEKIFPNVAVAEDFMKIDVPLKKS
- a CDS encoding sugar phosphate isomerase/epimerase → MKIGISTLYLITEHLEDAIKRILKLNTELVEIVDDGLHALNKRRVKFLKELASTYELEFSVHAPFADINIAALDNSIRKIMMKKLEKSLQLASQLEAKVWVFHPGVKTGLTYFYPEKEWKNNVNSAKHLSKVASEFNVQIAIENLPPPYPLLMRNVDGFLRFYDEVTEDIGIALDIGHANLNGEIELFLEVFKDKIVHMHASDNDGRNDLHLGIGEGTVNWTKVAEKIKEIKFNRGIVVESVQKVEESLETLRKFFSNSS
- a CDS encoding saccharopine dehydrogenase NADP-binding domain-containing protein; protein product: MMRILVLGGAGAMGMVAVRDLAESPEVSEVIIGDANVEKAKEVAEWTGTEKVSVKKVDISNFESLTSVMKEVDAVANAAPYHLNLIVTKAAIYARKNLTDLGGVYYMTLKQLELNNEAKNADVTVVLGCGLAPGVADVLAKHGADKLDKVEEVHIWYGDRSFEPAKYKWSFRTVLEEYTKGPVVYENGEFKSLPPFSGKQLVEFPAPVGERACCYALYSGLATLPYTINKGVNKVACSMSYTQEDELRIKVLNELGLTKTEPIRIGEIEISPREFLLKCVPPLDVKAEDASSLIVEVKGERDGCSAKVRYSLVQKFHETYNVSAIAYLTGVPLSIVSQMLAKGEIKEKGVLPPETAVPHESFFKELAKRGITINETVEKTLKLA